In Pseudoalteromonas marina, a genomic segment contains:
- a CDS encoding DUF4041 domain-containing protein, whose translation MEIPVEYLLICILCLSVSTLVCLVVLRGRKRRIKNLQDEQKDSQDNYIKANEKYIEYKGLYDQLNSEHRILNNEHQNLRQQYLPILDINNAVSEAQSELESLNQQTREQREKFEFDRKTLTRQQNEKTAELSREYASKKVYLDKLLQQVAIYDEAIELAELGFYKPHFSFDTSERYKKEIEKIRAMQKQMLADKRAVACHTEWVVEGSKTKGKTMTNRNIKLTTKAFNNECDAALANVSWNNVTRMESRITKAFMSINKLNETNNTLISNEYLELKLNELRLTHEYKDKRQQEKEEQAEIKRQMREEARLKQEAEKAQKEEENYQKLLNKALRSAEKATGDKLDSLNNEIARLKNDLENAHNLSERAKSMAEQTKQGHVYVISNIGSFGKGVYKIGMTRRLEPLDRVRELGDASVPFLFDVHAMIFSKDAPGLEKELHRLFDDKRVNLVNYRKEFFEVTLPEIQSAVSRICDDAEFIETAEAREYRESEAIRAQRKDDKESVTVINELPETI comes from the coding sequence GTGGAGATACCTGTCGAATATTTACTGATTTGCATTTTATGTTTATCTGTTTCAACTTTAGTTTGTTTAGTAGTCCTTAGGGGACGTAAGCGAAGAATAAAAAATCTACAGGACGAACAAAAAGATTCGCAAGACAATTATATTAAAGCCAACGAAAAGTATATCGAATACAAAGGACTGTATGATCAGCTCAATAGTGAACATAGAATCCTTAATAATGAGCATCAAAACCTCCGCCAGCAATACTTACCTATTCTTGACATTAATAATGCAGTTTCAGAGGCGCAGTCAGAACTAGAATCATTAAATCAGCAAACTCGAGAGCAAAGAGAAAAATTTGAGTTCGATCGCAAAACTTTAACAAGGCAGCAAAACGAAAAAACGGCTGAACTAAGTCGTGAGTACGCAAGTAAAAAAGTTTATTTAGATAAATTGTTGCAACAAGTTGCGATATATGACGAAGCCATAGAACTAGCGGAGCTGGGATTCTATAAACCCCATTTTTCGTTTGACACGTCAGAACGATATAAAAAAGAGATTGAAAAAATAAGAGCTATGCAGAAACAAATGCTAGCCGATAAACGGGCTGTTGCATGTCACACTGAATGGGTAGTTGAAGGTAGCAAGACCAAAGGTAAAACCATGACTAACCGAAACATAAAGCTAACAACAAAAGCGTTCAATAACGAATGTGATGCGGCGTTGGCTAATGTTAGTTGGAATAATGTAACTCGGATGGAGTCCCGCATAACTAAGGCATTTATGTCTATTAACAAGCTTAATGAAACCAACAATACCCTTATCAGCAACGAGTATTTAGAACTTAAACTCAATGAATTGAGACTAACTCACGAATATAAAGACAAAAGACAGCAAGAGAAAGAAGAACAGGCAGAGATTAAACGCCAAATGCGTGAAGAGGCAAGGCTCAAGCAAGAAGCGGAGAAAGCTCAGAAGGAAGAAGAAAATTACCAGAAATTACTCAACAAAGCACTAAGGAGTGCGGAAAAAGCAACGGGAGACAAGCTTGATAGCCTCAATAACGAAATTGCTCGCCTTAAAAATGATCTTGAAAATGCACATAATTTGTCTGAACGCGCAAAGTCAATGGCAGAGCAAACTAAACAAGGTCACGTTTACGTTATTTCAAACATAGGCTCATTTGGTAAAGGTGTATACAAGATCGGAATGACAAGGCGTTTGGAACCCCTTGATAGGGTAAGAGAATTAGGTGATGCCAGCGTACCATTCTTATTTGATGTTCACGCGATGATCTTTTCCAAAGATGCACCAGGTCTTGAAAAAGAACTACACAGGTTGTTTGATGATAAACGAGTAAACCTTGTTAATTATCGCAAAGAATTTTTTGAAGTAACTTTACCAGAGATCCAGAGTGCAGTTAGTAGAATATGCGATGACGCAGAATTTATTGAAACCGCCGAAGCCCGAGAGTATAGAGAGTCGGAAGCAATACGCGCTCAACGTAAAGATGATAAAGAGTCCGTTACAGTGATAAATGAGCTACCAGAAACTATATAA
- a CDS encoding EAL domain-containing protein, with the protein MSKGQYWLLRYFKPICLVMLVVSLIGFNLILSNALHLKVHSAGQQLTKQVYELQLNAPLNQKTLSVLAQSNGFMLAPESSSLHFKNIIKPQLEVFSYKTLNLGLYHSPVWIMESYLFILLNLVIVGAAISLYRWGSAANFRQLKHRSLHHKTTKLTSSISNLNVVKNVESEELASLYAAAEQYHSLFVLVSWECKFDKNTDLETSFKVFILKGIPEIKKVAVKLINPDKLTIMLYNVPIAELDRYTERLHKIIFNVCQSHQKNTTRKHVKLGACNFRLGADQSKVLQIAQSALTLSKNSMLLHRHRLALSKSQEVLFCNEQVINNIKKNKFMLSFQPVFDLISGDIIQHEALIRVRHDMHGLLAAQYFINQVESKDDALILDKAVLSQILTLVMAEKSPLSVSINMHPKNWLNDKFWSWLTMQMDKLNLSCQLQFEMSEFFFCNNKNALANTLNIIKKHRSNIIIDNVKTSENIPLLIHCEEVIGLKLSYELVHLVNEKSHNQKCIKEIVNAGKMLNLPVYAVGVETQKELIMLTKLGVAGAQGFYFSEPLQELTQAVFH; encoded by the coding sequence ATGTCTAAGGGGCAGTATTGGTTATTAAGATATTTTAAGCCGATTTGTTTGGTCATGCTTGTTGTATCGCTTATTGGCTTTAACCTCATTTTAAGCAATGCGTTACATTTAAAAGTACATAGCGCTGGCCAGCAGCTCACAAAGCAAGTTTATGAGTTACAATTAAATGCCCCTTTGAATCAAAAAACACTGTCTGTTTTAGCACAAAGCAATGGCTTTATGCTTGCACCTGAGTCGTCTTCCCTCCACTTTAAAAACATTATAAAGCCGCAGCTTGAGGTGTTTTCATATAAAACATTAAACTTAGGCCTTTACCATTCACCTGTGTGGATAATGGAAAGCTACTTATTTATTTTACTTAACCTGGTGATAGTGGGTGCCGCTATTTCATTATACCGTTGGGGAAGCGCTGCTAACTTTAGACAATTAAAACACCGAAGTCTTCATCACAAGACGACAAAATTGACTAGTAGTATTTCCAATTTAAATGTGGTTAAAAATGTTGAAAGTGAGGAGTTAGCCTCACTATATGCTGCCGCTGAACAGTATCATAGTTTGTTTGTTTTGGTCAGTTGGGAGTGTAAGTTTGACAAAAATACCGACTTAGAAACTAGTTTTAAAGTTTTTATTCTAAAAGGTATTCCAGAGATAAAAAAAGTAGCTGTGAAACTTATTAATCCAGACAAGCTAACCATTATGCTTTACAACGTCCCTATTGCAGAGCTTGATCGGTACACGGAGCGTTTGCATAAAATAATTTTTAATGTGTGCCAAAGCCATCAAAAAAATACGACTCGTAAGCATGTTAAATTGGGTGCGTGTAATTTTCGTCTAGGAGCTGATCAATCAAAGGTTTTGCAAATAGCGCAGTCGGCCCTAACGCTTTCAAAAAATAGTATGTTATTACACCGTCACCGGTTGGCGCTGAGCAAAAGCCAAGAAGTGTTATTTTGTAATGAGCAGGTTATAAACAATATTAAGAAAAATAAATTTATGCTGTCTTTTCAGCCTGTTTTCGATCTGATTAGTGGTGATATTATCCAGCATGAGGCGTTAATTAGAGTAAGACACGACATGCATGGATTACTAGCTGCTCAGTATTTTATTAACCAAGTTGAGAGTAAAGATGACGCGTTAATTCTAGATAAGGCGGTATTGTCGCAAATACTAACACTTGTAATGGCAGAGAAGTCGCCTTTGAGCGTAAGTATTAATATGCATCCTAAAAACTGGCTTAACGATAAGTTTTGGAGCTGGTTAACCATGCAAATGGATAAGCTTAATCTAAGCTGTCAATTACAGTTTGAAATGAGTGAATTTTTCTTTTGCAACAACAAAAATGCGTTAGCAAATACGTTAAATATAATAAAAAAACACAGATCTAATATTATTATTGATAATGTGAAAACGAGTGAAAACATTCCTTTGCTTATTCACTGTGAAGAGGTAATAGGCCTAAAGCTAAGCTATGAACTCGTTCACTTAGTTAATGAGAAATCGCATAATCAAAAATGTATTAAAGAGATTGTTAATGCAGGTAAAATGTTAAACCTTCCTGTTTATGCCGTAGGCGTTGAGACTCAAAAAGAGCTCATTATGTTAACTAAATTGGGCGTTGCTGGCGCACAAGGTTTTTATTTTTCGGAGCCTTTACAAGAGCTAACTCAGGCTGTTTTTCATTAA
- a CDS encoding 1-aminocyclopropane-1-carboxylate deaminase/D-cysteine desulfhydrase, with protein sequence MPASFKINETTITQTIDDPWLKSKGIELLVKRDDLLHPLINGNKWRKLKYNLLKMQSQNKTELLTFGGAFSNHIHACAAAGKIFGLKTHGIIRGPNLDLSNPTIQFAQQCGMQLHVVKRIEYKLRNDSQYLAELQEKFPDAYILAEGGTNTYAVPGCAELAQSLPEHDYLICPTGSGGTLAGLIEGSNTATQIIGIAVLKQAQYLIDEVRELSCKAKSQTNWQLLCDFHGGGYGKFTPELWAFCQHMDITHNLPLEPIYSGKMMYAIWNLIEQDYFPSGSKIIAIHTGGLQGLEGLKYRQLI encoded by the coding sequence ATGCCTGCATCTTTCAAAATAAATGAAACCACTATTACGCAAACAATTGATGATCCGTGGTTAAAAAGTAAAGGTATTGAGTTACTAGTAAAACGAGATGATTTGCTTCACCCTCTAATAAATGGGAATAAGTGGCGCAAACTAAAATATAATTTATTAAAAATGCAGTCGCAGAATAAAACTGAGCTACTTACTTTTGGTGGGGCGTTTTCAAACCACATACATGCATGCGCCGCAGCTGGAAAAATCTTTGGTTTAAAAACACATGGGATTATTCGTGGGCCTAACTTAGATCTAAGCAACCCAACAATTCAATTTGCACAGCAGTGTGGCATGCAGCTTCATGTTGTTAAACGCATTGAATATAAGTTACGAAACGATTCACAATACCTTGCTGAGCTTCAAGAGAAGTTTCCAGATGCGTATATTCTTGCCGAAGGCGGGACAAATACCTACGCAGTACCTGGTTGTGCAGAGCTTGCACAAAGTTTACCAGAACACGATTACCTAATTTGCCCCACAGGAAGCGGAGGGACATTAGCAGGGTTAATTGAGGGGAGTAATACAGCAACACAAATAATAGGAATTGCAGTTTTAAAGCAAGCGCAATATTTAATAGATGAAGTCCGGGAGCTAAGCTGCAAAGCAAAGTCACAAACTAACTGGCAATTACTTTGCGACTTTCATGGAGGTGGTTACGGTAAATTTACCCCTGAGTTATGGGCGTTTTGCCAACATATGGACATTACACACAATTTACCATTAGAGCCTATTTATAGTGGTAAAATGATGTACGCAATATGGAACCTAATAGAGCAGGATTATTTTCCTTCTGGCAGTAAAATAATTGCGATTCATACCGGTGGTTTGCAGGGGCTGGAGGGTCTTAAATACAGACAACTTATTTAG
- a CDS encoding type II secretion system protein: MKKQFQETILIKKQVGFSLLQLIIVIVTFGALAVYFAPRFLNLQGEAHASILETLQVSIQAEISVVHGKAIVKSMHNKANASIELDSGKMVDIVYGYPAATEAAFKAFLDTKFASDNTGEFNITSNPQVAKAIIYPNSYSAVDNCRIEYVEAKKNTKQNIITAPALSVFTSEC, translated from the coding sequence ATGAAGAAGCAATTTCAAGAAACAATACTTATAAAAAAACAGGTTGGCTTTTCGTTACTGCAGCTAATAATTGTTATTGTCACTTTTGGTGCGTTAGCTGTTTATTTTGCCCCGCGCTTTTTAAACCTTCAAGGTGAGGCACACGCATCCATTCTTGAAACACTGCAAGTATCAATTCAAGCTGAAATAAGCGTTGTACATGGAAAAGCTATTGTAAAAAGTATGCATAATAAAGCTAATGCTAGTATCGAGCTTGATTCAGGAAAAATGGTTGATATTGTTTACGGCTACCCTGCTGCAACCGAGGCCGCTTTTAAGGCATTTTTAGATACTAAGTTTGCGAGTGATAATACTGGGGAATTTAATATTACTAGCAACCCACAAGTTGCAAAAGCTATTATTTATCCCAACAGTTATTCTGCAGTGGATAATTGCCGTATTGAATATGTTGAAGCCAAAAAAAACACTAAACAAAATATAATTACTGCGCCCGCTTTAAGCGTATTTACGTCTGAGTGTTAG
- a CDS encoding formylglycine-generating enzyme family protein, with amino-acid sequence MRITPLSLLITASLLASSAFAQDTATVTGIESEISVKQTEYDNSTRILDKHLKEESQLQNQLELLRSRSTELDKEKNQALDAMNEMYRRLIDDPSINITSAQSRYQQAVVDHKQNKDDISMQLAAIASHRKDIEQIRVAKHTLLNTLESLKEQLTTARVERLRNEFTREGTLEVNHTINCKRTETLAACEQRGQQMGLQKATKRFVDQIFANLTEERIVEPKRNLAGAQVQILSSHVVNSAFSGQGNYNVNLSVSMRGEVNSSRLCNLLSIDNRYCSEYGSPLNTAYQPTYGTTYSDSQLTFSNSADNNNTVSVSRLNNKPVRDYSVKQPVQSKPDYTVVEQKKDQSVELTLRSNVYDDEVFINGVSFGSTRLITRLPKGVHEIEIRKLGYKPYQARVNLNKAQTINANLVKKPKSIAAPTYTREQPEAQTRRVSENVNVLNANVETPVVVIPAGKFKMGDINGNGLANERPVIEKAIANSFAMQSKEVTVGDYEKFVANTAYKTEAEINKGCAYYLNGEPVWEAALNWRNPGFEQGSDFPAVCLTYNDAKAYADWLSGQTGQQFRLPSEVEWEYAARAGTETEYPWGNEIGKNLANCGWCGSEWSNKRAAPVGSFSPNAFGLYDTVGNVWEWTGKKSGESDVAVRGGAWNFAPSLARVSTRLILASDFRSNYIGFRLVRER; translated from the coding sequence ATGCGAATTACTCCTTTATCTCTGTTAATTACAGCTAGTTTGTTAGCAAGTAGTGCATTTGCACAAGACACAGCTACCGTAACTGGAATTGAGTCAGAGATTAGTGTTAAACAGACAGAATACGATAACTCGACAAGAATACTTGATAAACATTTAAAAGAAGAAAGTCAGTTACAAAATCAATTAGAGCTACTTCGTTCTCGTTCAACTGAGCTAGATAAAGAAAAAAACCAAGCGCTCGACGCGATGAACGAAATGTATCGCCGTTTAATTGATGATCCATCAATAAATATTACAAGTGCTCAATCTCGCTATCAACAGGCGGTAGTTGATCACAAGCAAAATAAAGATGATATCTCTATGCAGTTGGCGGCAATTGCATCTCACCGAAAAGATATTGAGCAAATACGAGTTGCTAAGCACACTTTACTAAATACCTTAGAAAGTTTAAAAGAGCAGTTAACAACGGCTCGTGTTGAGCGCTTGCGTAACGAGTTTACGCGTGAAGGTACGCTTGAGGTTAACCATACAATAAATTGTAAGCGCACCGAAACACTTGCAGCCTGTGAGCAACGTGGTCAGCAAATGGGTTTACAAAAAGCAACCAAACGCTTTGTAGATCAAATTTTTGCAAACTTAACCGAAGAGCGCATAGTTGAACCAAAACGCAATTTAGCAGGGGCGCAAGTACAAATTTTGAGTAGCCATGTGGTTAACAGTGCGTTTAGCGGCCAAGGTAATTACAACGTTAACTTAAGCGTTTCAATGCGCGGCGAAGTCAATAGCAGCCGTTTATGTAACCTATTAAGTATAGATAACCGTTATTGTTCAGAATACGGTTCACCGCTAAATACAGCTTACCAGCCAACTTATGGCACTACCTATTCAGATAGTCAGTTAACATTCAGCAATAGCGCGGATAATAACAATACAGTTTCGGTATCGCGTTTAAACAACAAGCCTGTACGCGATTATTCTGTTAAGCAGCCAGTTCAGTCTAAGCCTGATTACACGGTTGTTGAACAAAAAAAAGATCAGTCGGTAGAGTTAACACTTCGCTCTAATGTATACGATGATGAAGTATTCATTAACGGTGTAAGCTTTGGTTCTACTCGTTTAATTACGCGTTTACCAAAAGGTGTGCATGAAATTGAAATTCGTAAATTAGGTTACAAGCCTTACCAAGCACGTGTAAACCTAAATAAAGCGCAAACAATTAATGCTAACTTAGTAAAAAAGCCTAAGTCGATTGCTGCACCGACCTATACTCGCGAGCAACCAGAAGCACAAACACGCAGAGTAAGCGAAAATGTTAACGTTTTAAACGCAAATGTAGAAACACCTGTTGTGGTTATTCCTGCTGGCAAATTTAAAATGGGTGATATCAATGGTAACGGATTAGCTAATGAGCGCCCCGTTATTGAAAAAGCCATTGCTAACTCTTTTGCTATGCAAAGCAAGGAAGTGACTGTAGGCGACTATGAAAAATTTGTTGCTAATACGGCGTATAAAACAGAAGCAGAAATAAATAAAGGCTGCGCATATTATTTAAATGGCGAGCCAGTATGGGAAGCGGCTTTAAACTGGCGCAATCCTGGCTTTGAACAAGGCAGTGACTTTCCGGCTGTATGTTTAACTTATAACGATGCAAAAGCATATGCTGACTGGTTATCTGGCCAGACAGGGCAGCAGTTTCGTTTACCTAGCGAGGTTGAGTGGGAATATGCAGCTCGTGCAGGCACAGAAACTGAGTACCCTTGGGGTAACGAAATTGGTAAAAACTTAGCTAACTGTGGTTGGTGTGGTAGTGAATGGTCAAACAAGCGCGCAGCACCGGTTGGGTCTTTTTCTCCAAATGCGTTTGGACTTTACGATACGGTAGGTAACGTATGGGAATGGACCGGTAAAAAATCAGGTGAATCGGATGTGGCAGT